From a region of the Latilactobacillus sakei genome:
- a CDS encoding Holliday junction resolvase RuvX, whose protein sequence is MRLMGFDVGSRTVGIAVSDLFGWTAQGVEIIRINEDESEFGLDRVKELVAQHQVTGFVLGLPKNMNNSIGPRAVKAQEYGAMLTELFPEIPVDYIDERLTTVQAERMLVEQADTSRKKRKQVIDKLAAVMILQNYLDAKGPLTKQGY, encoded by the coding sequence ATGCGCTTAATGGGATTTGATGTCGGTTCAAGAACCGTCGGTATTGCTGTGAGCGATTTATTTGGTTGGACCGCCCAAGGTGTTGAAATCATTAGAATTAATGAGGATGAATCTGAATTTGGTTTAGACCGAGTGAAGGAACTCGTTGCGCAGCACCAAGTAACGGGCTTTGTCTTAGGATTACCTAAGAATATGAATAATTCAATTGGCCCGCGGGCGGTTAAGGCTCAGGAATACGGTGCGATGTTGACCGAATTATTCCCAGAAATCCCAGTTGATTATATTGATGAACGACTAACAACTGTTCAAGCTGAGCGAATGTTAGTGGAACAAGCCGACACCTCACGAAAAAAGCGTAAGCAAGTGATTGATAAACTTGCTGCGGTAATGATTTTGCAGAACTATTTGGATGCTAAAGGGCCTTTGACCAAACAAGGGTACTAG
- a CDS encoding IreB family regulatory phosphoprotein — protein sequence MNLDKTVHFDFGKNSPKNVHETLVTVYQTLEDKGYNPINQIVGYLLSGDPAYIPRYNDARNLIRKHERDEIIEELVKNYLDKGNTK from the coding sequence ATGAATCTAGATAAAACAGTCCATTTTGATTTTGGTAAGAATAGTCCTAAGAATGTGCATGAAACATTGGTAACGGTCTACCAAACTTTAGAAGATAAGGGCTATAATCCTATTAACCAGATTGTCGGCTACCTGTTATCAGGGGATCCTGCTTACATTCCACGCTATAACGACGCTCGTAACTTAATTCGTAAGCACGAACGAGATGAGATTATCGAAGAACTCGTGAAGAACTATCTTGATAAGGGGAATACTAAATAA
- a CDS encoding DUF1292 domain-containing protein — MTETNKNIHQEAEQEITLIDDQGNEELYQVLFTFDSEDYGKSYVLLYPASSAEDEEVDIQAFAFTSDVAGDASQGDLFPIEDDEEWEMVEEVLNTFLADDNMQ; from the coding sequence ATGACTGAAACAAATAAGAACATCCACCAAGAAGCAGAACAAGAAATTACTTTAATCGATGATCAAGGTAACGAAGAATTATACCAAGTGCTCTTTACTTTTGATTCTGAAGATTATGGTAAATCATATGTCCTATTATACCCAGCAAGCTCAGCTGAAGACGAAGAAGTCGACATTCAAGCTTTCGCTTTCACATCAGACGTTGCAGGAGACGCCAGCCAAGGCGATCTTTTCCCAATTGAAGATGATGAAGAATGGGAAATGGTAGAAGAAGTCCTAAACACATTCTTAGCAGACGACAATATGCAATAA